A portion of the Stigmatella aurantiaca DW4/3-1 genome contains these proteins:
- a CDS encoding sensor histidine kinase: protein MSSTSSAEGPEPRLERKSLVFAVLMPLLSALDVLTLSRFIPEAFALRVGWGIELALFALSEERYSTIASGLACLVGTVWLVQSSGVPFSQGIAWVALVVLSTFFGGYGSSHFRKGIEGRNEARVERARREAAEALARTVRHQAQSEKLATVGRLAANVMHEINNPLAFVRSNLHFLQKELLALSLPSEVRMEFEEVLSETRTGLDRTQQIAADLRGFSRMDMEEPRPCLLTDVVENAVRLAQVRLKHVAQVRVDVPGELPPVFATPRRLVQVLLNLLVNAGDAIEESGRERGDIIVRAERKGPRMVLVVEDNGPGFPPEVLPHLFESFFTTKGPERGTGLGLVISRELLGQFGATLSAENRAEGGARLRIEFP from the coding sequence ATGTCATCCACCTCATCGGCCGAGGGCCCTGAGCCGCGCTTGGAGAGGAAGTCCCTCGTCTTCGCGGTGCTCATGCCGTTGCTGTCGGCCTTGGATGTCCTCACCCTGTCGCGCTTCATCCCCGAGGCGTTTGCGCTGCGGGTGGGGTGGGGCATCGAGCTGGCGCTCTTCGCGTTGTCGGAGGAGAGGTACTCGACGATTGCCAGCGGCCTGGCTTGCCTCGTGGGCACCGTGTGGCTGGTGCAGTCGTCGGGAGTGCCGTTCTCGCAGGGGATTGCCTGGGTGGCCCTGGTGGTCCTGTCCACCTTCTTCGGCGGCTATGGCTCGTCCCATTTCCGGAAGGGAATCGAGGGGCGGAACGAGGCGCGCGTGGAGCGCGCCCGCCGCGAGGCCGCGGAGGCGCTCGCCAGAACGGTCCGTCACCAGGCCCAGTCCGAGAAGCTCGCCACCGTGGGGCGGCTCGCCGCCAATGTGATGCACGAGATCAACAACCCCCTGGCGTTCGTGCGTTCCAACCTGCACTTCCTCCAGAAAGAGCTGCTGGCCTTGTCCTTGCCTTCCGAGGTCCGGATGGAGTTCGAGGAGGTGCTCTCCGAGACGCGCACGGGCTTGGATCGCACCCAGCAGATCGCCGCGGACCTGAGGGGCTTTTCCCGCATGGACATGGAGGAGCCCAGGCCGTGCTTGCTGACGGACGTGGTGGAGAACGCGGTGCGGCTGGCGCAGGTGCGGCTCAAGCATGTGGCCCAGGTGAGGGTCGACGTTCCCGGGGAACTGCCCCCGGTCTTCGCCACGCCTCGTCGGCTGGTCCAGGTGTTGCTCAACCTGCTCGTCAACGCGGGGGACGCGATCGAGGAGTCAGGCCGCGAGCGCGGAGACATCATCGTGCGCGCTGAGAGGAAGGGCCCTCGGATGGTGCTGGTGGTGGAGGACAACGGCCCCGGCTTTCCACCGGAGGTGTTGCCCCACCTCTTCGAGAGCTTCTTCACCACCAAGGGGCCCGAGAGAGGCACCGGGCTGGGCCTGGTCATCTCCCGGGAGCTGCTGGGGCAGTTTGGCGCGACCCTCTCCGCGGAGAACCGGGCGGAGGGTGGGGCGCGCCTGCGGATCGAGTTTCCCTAG
- a CDS encoding DUF4082 domain-containing protein, which translates to MHARPLLLLLPVLVTTLTHCAPPDAAEPVPQPGESLQGLTAGGGLRFMTYNIKHAELSSLEAIASVINAQAPDVVALQEVDVLTVRSNRVDQAARLGQLTGLSHAFIPSLTSYDSGQYGLAILSRYPIRSAQRLPLRSAAEQRVLALFEVELAPSRLIPVGVTHFGTTGATERVQQAEDIKAALAGKPWALLGGDLNASPSESSISSLLQQFTDAWARGGSGSGYTHSATLPTKRIDYVLLGSAWTSPLTASVVNAPSQSDHRPLAATLILPWSQTFFGDRVPGTAVQDDTRAVEVGVRFRSNVSGTIEALRFYRGTGNANGYVAHLWTSTGTLLAQVPVKDGRIPGWQEAPLPAPISVSAGSTYVVSYYTSNGQFARDVSGLTNAVVSGNLTAPGSASVGGNGVFVYAAGGGFPTSSYKDANYWVDVRFKPSSSAAALLP; encoded by the coding sequence ATGCACGCACGCCCCCTTCTCCTCCTCCTCCCTGTCCTCGTGACCACCCTCACTCACTGTGCACCGCCCGATGCCGCCGAGCCGGTCCCACAACCCGGCGAGAGCCTCCAAGGCCTCACCGCGGGAGGCGGCTTGCGGTTCATGACCTACAACATCAAGCACGCCGAACTCAGCAGCCTGGAGGCCATCGCGAGCGTCATCAACGCCCAAGCCCCGGACGTGGTGGCCCTCCAGGAGGTCGACGTCCTCACCGTGCGCTCCAACAGGGTGGATCAGGCCGCCCGGCTGGGTCAGCTCACCGGCCTGTCGCATGCCTTCATTCCCTCGCTGACCAGCTATGACTCGGGCCAGTACGGGTTGGCGATCCTGTCCCGTTACCCCATCCGCTCCGCCCAGCGCCTCCCGCTCCGCTCGGCCGCCGAGCAGCGTGTCCTCGCCCTCTTCGAGGTGGAGCTGGCGCCCTCACGCCTCATCCCCGTGGGGGTCACCCACTTCGGTACCACCGGCGCCACGGAGCGCGTGCAGCAGGCCGAGGACATCAAGGCGGCCCTCGCCGGAAAGCCGTGGGCCCTGCTCGGCGGAGACCTCAACGCCAGCCCTTCCGAGTCCAGCATCTCCAGCCTCCTCCAGCAGTTCACCGACGCCTGGGCCCGGGGCGGCTCGGGCAGTGGCTACACCCACTCGGCCACCCTGCCCACCAAGCGCATCGATTACGTCCTGCTCGGCTCCGCATGGACCTCCCCGCTCACCGCCAGCGTCGTGAACGCGCCCTCCCAATCCGACCACCGCCCGCTCGCCGCCACGCTCATCCTTCCGTGGAGCCAGACCTTCTTCGGAGACCGTGTCCCAGGCACCGCCGTCCAAGACGACACCCGCGCGGTGGAAGTAGGCGTCCGGTTCCGCAGCAATGTCAGCGGCACCATCGAGGCCCTCCGGTTCTACCGGGGCACGGGCAACGCCAACGGCTACGTCGCCCACCTTTGGACCAGCACGGGCACCCTCTTGGCCCAGGTTCCCGTGAAGGATGGGCGCATCCCCGGATGGCAGGAGGCGCCGCTTCCCGCTCCCATCTCCGTCTCCGCGGGGTCGACCTATGTGGTCTCGTATTACACGTCCAATGGGCAGTTCGCCCGGGACGTCTCGGGGCTGACGAACGCAGTGGTCAGCGGCAACCTCACGGCGCCTGGCAGCGCCAGCGTCGGTGGAAACGGCGTCTTCGTCTACGCGGCCGGAGGCGGATTCCCAACGAGTTCCTATAAAGATGCCAACTATTGGGTCGACGTCCGCTTCAAGCCCTCCTCCTCCGCGGCAGCCCTTCTTCCATGA
- a CDS encoding trans-sulfuration enzyme family protein, translating to MSAKDAQSLETICVHAGVVPDPQHGAIMTPIFQTSTYVQPAPGQPLTYDYSRGGNPTRAALETSLAALERAKHAISFASGLAAEQAIMQALEPGARIIVSEDVYGGSGRLFRKLFARYGFQFDFLDLRDLNAVAAAIDSKTKLIWVETPTNPLLRIVDIAGICALAKKAGAKVVVDNTFTSPIFQQPLTLGADIVVHSTTKYIGGHSDLIGGALMTNDDELAEKLRFVQFAGGAVNSPFECFMLLRSIKTLALRMERHNSNALAFARALEDSGDFASVIYPGLESHPQHALARQQMSGYAGVVSVYMRRDMEGVTRFFKNLRLLALAESLGGVESLVNHPEQMTHASVPPDLRQKLGINAQLVRFSIGIENVNDLIADVRQALQR from the coding sequence ATGAGCGCGAAGGACGCACAGAGCCTGGAGACCATCTGCGTGCATGCGGGCGTCGTGCCCGACCCCCAGCACGGGGCCATCATGACGCCCATCTTCCAGACGTCCACGTACGTGCAGCCCGCCCCGGGCCAGCCCCTCACGTATGACTACTCGCGTGGTGGCAATCCCACACGGGCCGCCCTGGAGACGTCCCTCGCCGCGCTGGAGCGGGCCAAGCATGCCATCTCCTTTGCCTCGGGACTCGCCGCCGAGCAGGCCATCATGCAAGCCCTGGAGCCGGGGGCCCGGATCATCGTCTCCGAGGACGTGTACGGCGGAAGCGGGCGGCTGTTCCGCAAGCTGTTCGCGCGCTATGGCTTCCAGTTCGACTTCCTGGACCTGAGGGACTTGAACGCGGTCGCCGCCGCCATCGACAGCAAGACGAAGCTCATCTGGGTGGAGACGCCCACCAACCCGCTGCTGCGGATCGTCGACATCGCGGGCATCTGCGCCCTCGCGAAGAAAGCCGGGGCCAAGGTCGTCGTCGACAACACGTTCACCTCCCCCATCTTCCAGCAGCCGCTCACGCTGGGCGCGGACATCGTCGTTCACAGCACCACCAAGTACATCGGCGGCCACAGTGACTTGATCGGTGGCGCGCTGATGACCAACGACGACGAGTTGGCGGAGAAGCTGCGCTTCGTGCAGTTCGCCGGCGGCGCGGTCAACTCGCCCTTCGAGTGCTTCATGCTCCTGCGCAGCATCAAGACGCTCGCGCTGCGCATGGAGCGCCACAACAGCAATGCGCTGGCCTTTGCCCGGGCCCTGGAAGACAGCGGTGACTTCGCGAGCGTGATCTACCCAGGTCTCGAATCCCACCCCCAGCACGCCCTGGCTCGCCAGCAGATGAGCGGCTATGCCGGCGTGGTGTCTGTCTACATGAGACGAGACATGGAGGGGGTGACACGGTTCTTCAAGAACCTGCGCCTCCTGGCCCTCGCCGAGAGCCTCGGGGGCGTTGAATCCCTGGTCAATCACCCCGAGCAAATGACGCACGCCAGCGTCCCGCCCGACCTGCGCCAGAAGCTCGGCATCAACGCCCAGCTCGTGCGCTTCTCCATCGGCATCGAGAATGTGAATGACTTGATTGCCGACGTGCGTCAGGCCCTGCAACGCTGA
- a CDS encoding sensor histidine kinase — protein sequence MMWVSAGYSPVGELLFDPASRAEPAMQLWLLCFLTFGGAFWCTVRGQGQGAVWLLGLQTAAALGALATGHDGSEGVLLCVIAAQTPYFLPSRRATQWVVGMALLSAAVYFATLPLETAVPTAALFTGFMGFTAMVARIQQREAQGRRELARLHTELKAAQVLLADREREQERLRIARELHDSLGHHLTALSLNLEAASHTVTGPGEEHVRRARTVARTLLGEVREVVSSMRDGPSQLGPSLQALAQGVPGLDVHLQVPDKLSINDPVAAQSVFRCVQEVITNTLRHASAKNLWIDVVSTEEGGIQVHARDDGKGAATLKPGAGITGMQERFALLGGKVELRPAGGQGMELVAWLPARGDDR from the coding sequence ATGATGTGGGTCTCCGCTGGCTACTCTCCCGTGGGAGAACTGCTCTTCGACCCGGCGAGCCGGGCGGAGCCCGCCATGCAGCTCTGGCTCCTCTGCTTCCTCACCTTCGGCGGGGCCTTCTGGTGCACCGTGCGAGGCCAGGGCCAAGGAGCGGTTTGGCTCTTGGGGCTTCAGACCGCCGCGGCCCTGGGCGCCCTCGCCACCGGTCACGATGGTTCCGAAGGGGTGCTCCTGTGCGTCATCGCCGCACAAACCCCTTACTTCCTGCCCTCACGGCGGGCCACCCAGTGGGTGGTGGGAATGGCCCTTCTGTCCGCGGCCGTGTACTTCGCCACCCTCCCGCTCGAAACCGCGGTGCCGACGGCGGCCCTGTTCACGGGCTTCATGGGGTTCACGGCCATGGTGGCCCGCATCCAGCAGCGAGAAGCCCAGGGGCGCCGCGAGCTGGCCCGGCTGCACACGGAGCTCAAGGCCGCCCAGGTGCTGCTTGCCGACCGCGAGCGCGAGCAAGAACGGCTGCGAATCGCCCGCGAGCTGCATGACTCGCTCGGCCACCACCTCACCGCCCTCTCCCTCAACCTGGAGGCCGCCTCACACACCGTCACGGGCCCTGGCGAGGAGCATGTCCGGCGAGCCCGCACGGTGGCCCGGACCCTCCTGGGCGAGGTCCGCGAGGTGGTGTCCTCCATGCGCGATGGGCCCTCGCAGCTGGGTCCTTCGTTGCAAGCGCTCGCACAGGGGGTTCCCGGGCTCGACGTGCACCTCCAGGTCCCCGACAAGCTCTCCATCAACGACCCGGTCGCGGCCCAGTCCGTGTTCCGCTGTGTCCAGGAAGTCATCACCAACACGCTGCGGCACGCTTCGGCGAAGAACCTCTGGATCGACGTCGTCTCCACCGAGGAGGGCGGCATCCAGGTTCACGCCCGGGATGATGGAAAGGGCGCCGCCACGCTCAAGCCCGGCGCGGGGATCACCGGCATGCAGGAGCGCTTTGCCCTGCTGGGAGGAAAGGTGGAGCTGCGCCCTGCGGGAGGACAGGGGATGGAGCTGGTGGCCTGGCTGCCCGCACGAGGAGACGACCGATGA
- a CDS encoding FadR/GntR family transcriptional regulator has product MEWSGLVGRVEQDLERVISQGLLPQDGFLPSENSLAKHYGLSRSTVREALKRLAARALIEQHPGRRSRALPLEGAVTLENLGVVLEGPGAAQPERRKLLEGFLALKRETAVELLAACCQQASARDLDTLAGLCFELAEEARWGEHPGRWAELEFALLRQAARAVERPGQALLLQSLERSYRGMARWLVPHLNAQATRQWALCALHALAAKDAQPLRQELPALLQASDGHLLAGLPPLQEPRGSSLSPLCADTVPSHPTSEPEDATARLSEANRPIQSACQTGLSQRPPTGGLSPEAPSSDARTPLVEGAPSTNVPQGQEASRRVPPGHQERPSQAPVGSGSGVERLNREGGHLLLDGTAEGEHGGACMAGHAGLVTGHRVSEEGQGGTGAAGVRGRSSPC; this is encoded by the coding sequence ATGGAATGGTCGGGGCTCGTCGGACGAGTGGAGCAGGACCTGGAGCGGGTGATTTCGCAAGGCCTGCTGCCCCAGGATGGCTTTCTTCCCTCGGAAAACTCGCTGGCCAAGCACTACGGACTTTCACGCAGCACCGTCCGTGAAGCACTGAAGCGACTGGCCGCCAGAGCGTTGATTGAGCAGCACCCGGGCCGCCGCAGCCGAGCCCTCCCCTTGGAGGGGGCGGTGACCCTGGAGAACCTGGGAGTGGTGCTGGAGGGCCCGGGCGCCGCTCAACCGGAGAGACGCAAGCTGCTGGAAGGCTTTCTGGCCCTCAAGCGAGAGACGGCTGTGGAACTGCTGGCGGCGTGTTGCCAGCAGGCCTCTGCCAGGGACTTGGACACGCTGGCAGGCCTGTGCTTCGAGTTGGCGGAGGAGGCCCGCTGGGGCGAACACCCCGGCAGGTGGGCGGAGCTGGAGTTCGCGTTGCTGAGGCAGGCGGCCCGCGCGGTGGAGCGTCCCGGACAGGCACTGCTGCTGCAGTCGCTGGAGCGCTCGTACCGAGGAATGGCCCGGTGGCTGGTGCCCCACCTGAATGCGCAGGCCACTCGGCAGTGGGCACTCTGTGCGCTGCACGCCCTGGCAGCCAAGGATGCGCAGCCCCTGCGCCAGGAACTGCCCGCCTTGCTCCAGGCGAGCGATGGGCACCTGCTCGCAGGCCTCCCACCCCTGCAGGAACCAAGGGGGTCGTCACTGTCCCCACTTTGTGCAGACACAGTCCCCTCTCACCCCACCTCAGAGCCTGAGGACGCCACGGCGAGGCTGTCGGAGGCGAATCGTCCCATCCAGTCTGCTTGCCAGACAGGTTTGAGCCAACGGCCGCCCACGGGGGGCCTCTCACCCGAGGCCCCCTCCTCTGACGCACGCACCCCTCTGGTCGAGGGGGCTCCCAGCACGAATGTCCCTCAGGGCCAGGAAGCGTCGCGAAGGGTTCCGCCTGGCCACCAGGAGCGACCGTCCCAAGCTCCGGTTGGCTCGGGCTCTGGGGTTGAACGCCTGAACAGAGAGGGCGGACACCTCCTGCTGGATGGAACGGCGGAGGGTGAACACGGTGGAGCATGCATGGCTGGGCACGCGGGGCTCGTGACTGGCCATCGAGTGTCTGAAGAGGGGCAGGGTGGAACGGGTGCTGCTGGCGTGCGCGGTCGCTCTTCTCCCTGTTGA
- a CDS encoding alpha/beta fold hydrolase: MTSHAGQFLRLHDVELWYEDRGTPAAPPLLLLMGNGCSSVFWPEPFVARLVSGGRRVIRFDYRDTGRSSHFDFDQAPYSLDDIERDVLGLLAHLGLQKAHCVGLSMGGFLAQRMAIRHPSRVASLASMMSTPDYAVLLHTFIGGEAPTSGLPPPRKDWLEALSKIPPGLSPLELSVESWRLANGSRAPFDADAWRDLQRLADAWGDDSRAGDHHRRACERITDKNLLGALRHVTAPCLFIQGSEDPIFVPAHAEAAAQAVPGAKLRIVDGMGHALSPAFFELLADALLEHTQDPVAPRGP; this comes from the coding sequence ATGACCTCACACGCCGGACAGTTCCTTCGCCTCCATGACGTTGAGCTTTGGTACGAGGACAGGGGCACACCGGCCGCTCCGCCCCTCCTGCTGCTGATGGGCAATGGATGCAGCTCCGTGTTCTGGCCCGAGCCGTTTGTCGCCCGCCTCGTGAGCGGAGGCCGGCGCGTCATCCGCTTCGACTACCGCGACACGGGCCGCTCCTCGCATTTCGACTTCGACCAGGCACCCTACAGCCTCGATGACATCGAGCGGGATGTGCTCGGGCTGCTGGCGCACCTGGGCCTCCAGAAGGCCCATTGCGTGGGATTGTCCATGGGAGGCTTCCTGGCGCAGCGAATGGCCATCCGGCACCCCTCCCGCGTTGCATCGCTGGCCAGCATGATGTCCACGCCGGACTATGCCGTGCTGCTTCACACCTTCATTGGAGGCGAAGCCCCCACGTCCGGACTCCCCCCTCCCCGCAAAGACTGGCTCGAGGCGCTCTCGAAAATCCCGCCAGGGCTGTCCCCGCTGGAGCTGTCGGTGGAGAGCTGGCGGCTGGCCAATGGAAGCCGGGCCCCGTTCGACGCGGACGCCTGGCGAGACCTCCAGCGGCTCGCCGACGCGTGGGGCGATGACTCCCGCGCCGGAGACCATCACCGGCGTGCCTGCGAGCGCATCACGGACAAGAACCTGCTGGGCGCGCTGCGGCACGTCACGGCACCTTGCCTGTTCATCCAGGGCTCGGAGGATCCGATCTTCGTGCCCGCGCACGCCGAGGCAGCAGCCCAAGCGGTGCCGGGCGCCAAGCTGCGCATCGTCGATGGAATGGGACACGCCCTCAGCCCTGCTTTTTTTGAACTCCTGGCCGACGCCCTCCTGGAGCACACCCAGGACCCGGTGGCCCCCCGGGGGCCGTGA
- a CDS encoding RluA family pseudouridine synthase, whose translation MQAAVTYFDPQPAPAEVPSCLANPFAEGPTHPLARRAAEALQSRLRHGDLSAGLRLEDLEEPGRGKMFGVLAVAAPDGRIGYLCGFSGMLDGRWHIDGFAPPLFDEAARAAFWPAGEAELRTLDSAHAELLQGAEAVALRTRLDALTTRHGASTAALRERHEANRRLRHDARQHLAERMMEEDARRAALHALGQESRADADERRRLDAAYQQDREVLVSALRAIDARRAAIEHLRAERSRQLWQQIAYNYVIPNARGEEQPLGALFAPEPPPGGAGDCAAPKLLAQAYRHHLKPLALAEFWWGAPPLTGERHSGLYYPACHSKCGGVLPYMLEGLRVDPPLPPGKTPSEGDALRLVYEDPWLLAVDKPCGLLSVPGRHSPQRDSVLTRLRRRAPEAPEPLIVHPLESDTSGLLLATKDAETHAALQRQFARKEADKHYIAWLEGPVLGDHGVIELPLRAHPEERPRQIVDPVHGKRAVTEWRVLRRRGPQTQVSFLPRTGHPHQLRVHAAHPLGLGAPIAGDRLYGSSGGTRLMLHAESLTVLHPRTGERLHLECPAPF comes from the coding sequence GTGCAAGCGGCCGTGACGTATTTCGATCCGCAGCCAGCTCCGGCTGAGGTGCCCTCGTGTCTCGCGAACCCGTTCGCCGAGGGCCCCACCCACCCGCTGGCCCGCCGCGCTGCCGAGGCGTTGCAATCGCGCCTGCGCCACGGAGACCTCTCGGCCGGACTCCGTCTCGAGGACCTCGAGGAACCGGGACGCGGCAAGATGTTCGGCGTGCTGGCCGTGGCGGCGCCCGATGGGCGCATCGGCTACCTCTGCGGCTTCTCGGGCATGCTCGATGGCCGCTGGCACATCGATGGGTTTGCGCCACCGCTCTTCGATGAGGCCGCGCGCGCGGCCTTCTGGCCCGCGGGCGAAGCCGAGCTGCGCACCCTGGACAGCGCTCATGCGGAGTTGCTCCAAGGCGCCGAGGCCGTTGCGCTCCGCACGCGCCTCGACGCGCTGACCACGCGCCACGGCGCCAGCACCGCCGCACTTCGGGAGCGCCACGAAGCGAACCGCCGTCTCCGCCACGACGCCCGTCAACATCTGGCCGAGCGGATGATGGAGGAGGACGCGCGGCGGGCCGCGCTTCACGCGCTCGGCCAGGAGAGCCGCGCCGACGCCGATGAGCGCCGCCGGCTGGACGCCGCGTACCAACAGGATCGAGAGGTTCTGGTGTCGGCACTCCGGGCGATCGATGCGCGCCGCGCCGCGATCGAGCACCTGCGCGCCGAGCGCTCCAGGCAGCTCTGGCAGCAGATTGCCTACAACTACGTCATTCCGAACGCTCGCGGCGAGGAGCAACCCTTGGGCGCCCTGTTCGCCCCCGAGCCTCCCCCCGGCGGCGCGGGAGACTGCGCCGCGCCCAAGCTCCTGGCGCAGGCCTACCGCCACCACCTGAAACCGCTGGCCCTCGCCGAGTTCTGGTGGGGGGCCCCTCCCCTCACCGGTGAACGGCACTCGGGCCTGTACTACCCGGCCTGCCACAGCAAGTGTGGCGGGGTCTTGCCCTACATGCTGGAGGGCCTGCGGGTGGATCCCCCCCTCCCGCCTGGAAAGACCCCCAGCGAGGGGGATGCGCTGCGGCTCGTCTATGAAGATCCCTGGCTGCTCGCCGTCGACAAACCCTGTGGCCTCCTGTCCGTCCCTGGCCGCCACTCGCCGCAGAGAGACTCGGTGCTCACCCGCCTGCGGCGGCGCGCTCCGGAAGCGCCCGAGCCGCTCATCGTCCACCCCCTCGAGAGCGACACCTCCGGGCTCCTGCTCGCCACCAAGGACGCGGAGACCCACGCGGCCCTCCAGCGTCAATTCGCACGGAAGGAGGCGGACAAGCACTACATCGCCTGGCTCGAAGGCCCCGTTCTGGGAGACCACGGCGTCATCGAGCTGCCCCTCCGGGCCCACCCAGAGGAGCGCCCCCGCCAGATCGTCGATCCCGTCCACGGCAAGCGCGCCGTCACGGAATGGCGCGTCCTGCGGAGACGCGGCCCCCAGACCCAGGTGTCATTCCTGCCCCGCACGGGCCACCCCCACCAGCTTCGCGTCCATGCCGCGCACCCGCTCGGCCTCGGTGCTCCAATCGCCGGCGACCGGCTCTACGGAAGCAGCGGCGGCACGCGCCTGATGCTCCACGCCGAATCGCTGACGGTCCTCCATCCTCGCACGGGCGAGCGCCTCCACCTCGAATGCCCGGCGCCCTTCTGA
- a CDS encoding response regulator — MINIVLVDDHALIREGIRSLLEFTPDLHVVGEASDGEEAVKRVRELSPDVVLMDVRMPRMTGLEALRAMRREAPERRVVLLTTFDEDSVVVEALRAGVKGFLLKDVTRDQLADAIRRVANGETLLPPGVAERVQRGFTEVPQEFPHAELPEGLTRRELEVMRLIARGLSNREIATVLGTAEGTVKNQTSNILAKLGVRDRTRAVLRAMELGCL; from the coding sequence ATGATCAACATCGTCTTGGTGGATGACCACGCCCTCATCCGAGAGGGCATCCGCAGCCTGCTGGAGTTCACCCCGGACCTGCATGTCGTGGGGGAGGCCTCCGATGGCGAGGAAGCCGTGAAGCGTGTGCGGGAGCTATCCCCGGACGTGGTGTTGATGGACGTGCGGATGCCGCGCATGACCGGCCTGGAGGCGCTGCGCGCGATGCGCCGCGAGGCCCCGGAGCGCCGCGTGGTGCTGCTCACCACCTTCGATGAGGACTCCGTGGTGGTCGAGGCGCTGCGGGCGGGCGTCAAGGGCTTCCTCCTCAAGGACGTGACGCGCGATCAGCTCGCGGATGCCATCCGCCGGGTAGCGAACGGCGAGACGCTGCTGCCGCCCGGAGTCGCCGAGCGTGTGCAGCGCGGTTTCACGGAAGTGCCGCAGGAGTTTCCCCATGCCGAGCTTCCGGAAGGGCTCACGCGCCGGGAGCTGGAGGTCATGCGCCTCATTGCCCGTGGCCTGAGCAACCGGGAGATCGCCACGGTGCTAGGCACCGCCGAGGGGACGGTCAAGAACCAGACGTCCAACATCCTCGCCAAGCTGGGCGTCCGAGACCGGACCCGGGCGGTCCTCCGGGCCATGGAGCTGGGGTGTCTCTAA